Proteins encoded within one genomic window of Hevea brasiliensis isolate MT/VB/25A 57/8 chromosome 8, ASM3005281v1, whole genome shotgun sequence:
- the LOC131182205 gene encoding NAC domain-containing protein 68-like produces the protein MEVTQPQSNASVTATRQPRTDPINDNNRKNFIDIDYFNSFPPGYRFRPLDGELVVHYLKNKIANQPLPPNKIMEVKLYEYNPEKLAEEYWQCGETEWYFFTPRDKRYPNGSRPKRDAGGGYWKATGGDKAVKYKGAVVGYRKALVFYMGKPPNGTKTNWIMHEYRVSDAPPRIKASADDMRVIK, from the exons ATGGAGGTGACACAGCCGCAGTCCAATGCTTCTGTTACCGCTACTCGTCAACCTCGAACAGACCCCATCAATGACAACAACAGAAAGAACTTcattgatattgattattttaattCTTTTCCACCCGGGTATAGGTTTCGCCCTTTGGACGGAGAGCTTGTCGTTCATTACTTGAAAAACAAGATAGCCAATCAACCCTTGCCTCCAAACAAGATCATGGAGGTTAAACTTTATGAGTACAATCCCGAGAAGCTTGCAG AGGAGTATTGGCAATGTGGGGAGACAGAATGGTACTTTTTTACACCAAGGGACAAGAGATATCCAAATGGAAGTAGACCAAAACGAGATGCCGGTGGTGGATACTGGAAGGCAACTGGAGGGGATAAAGCTGTTAAATATAAGGGTGCTGTGGTTGGATATAGGAAGGCACTTGTTTTCTACATGGGAAAGCCTCCAAATGGTACAAAGACTAACTGGATTATGCATGAATATAGGGTCAGTGATGCCCCTCCAAGAATCAAAGCAAGTGCCGATGATATGAgggtaattaaataa